The following are encoded in a window of Pseudomonadota bacterium genomic DNA:
- a CDS encoding formate dehydrogenase, with translation MKLVKKYSDASGQQSVHAQSARTGLTRRNFLRASGAVAGGGIAAGLFTPGMMRKAQAATATQSGKVEIRRSICTHCSVGCGIYAEVQNGVWTGQEPAFDHPFSLGGHCAKGAAVREHGMGERRLKYPMKLVGGKWQKVSWDQAIGDIGDQMLQIREQSGPDSVYWLGSAKYSNEQSYLFRKFAALWGSNNVDHQARICHSTTVAGVANTWGYGAMTNSFNDLHNSRAIILIGSNPAEAHPVAMQHILRAKERNNAPIICVDPRFSRTAAKSTEYVRIRPGTDVAYINGLLWHIFENGWEDRNFIAQRVYGLDEVRKEVKKWTPDEVESVTGVSGEQMRRVAKTLADNRPGTVIWCMGGTQHTTGNNNTRAYCILQLALGNMGVAGGGTNIFRGHDNVQGATDMCVLSHSLPGYYGLAEGAWKHWARVWDVDFEWLKARFDKEEKPGEFFGDEDSSGAGDKKPLANMNASGIPVSRWIDGVLEDKTNIAQRDNLRAMVFWGHAPNSQTRGVDMKKAMEKLDLLVIIDPYPTASAVMHDRTDGVYLLPASTQFETYGSVTASNRALQWRDKVIEPLFESLPDQTIMYKFAKKLGFDKELCKHIAVNDDEPLIEDITREFNKGMWTIGYTGQSPERLKMHQQNWHTFNTTSLLAEGGPANGDYYGLPWPCWGTAEMKHPGTPILYDTSKSVARGGLNFRARFGVERNGVSLLADGSYPVGNEIKDGHPEFTADLLKKLGWWNDLTAEEQTAAEGKNWKTDLSGGIQRVSIKHGCAPFGNARARAIVWTFPDPVPIHREPLYTSRRDLVARYPTYEDRKSHYRLPTLYASIQAKDFSNDYPLILTSGRLVEYEGGGDESRSNPWLAELQREMFAEINPLDANNAGIREGADIWVEGPEGARIKVKAMITRRVAAGVVFLPFHFAGHFQGKDLRSKYPQGADPYILGEAANTVLTYGYDSVTQMQETKCSLCRIKAA, from the coding sequence ATGAAGCTGGTGAAAAAATACAGCGACGCCTCCGGTCAGCAGTCGGTACATGCACAGTCGGCCCGGACGGGGCTCACACGCCGCAATTTCCTGCGCGCCTCGGGCGCCGTGGCAGGTGGTGGTATCGCTGCGGGGCTCTTCACGCCCGGCATGATGCGCAAGGCGCAGGCTGCCACGGCCACCCAATCAGGAAAAGTCGAGATAAGACGTTCGATCTGCACCCACTGTTCGGTCGGGTGCGGCATCTATGCCGAGGTGCAGAACGGCGTCTGGACCGGCCAGGAACCGGCCTTCGATCACCCCTTCAGCCTGGGCGGACATTGTGCGAAAGGCGCCGCGGTGCGCGAGCACGGCATGGGCGAGCGTCGACTGAAATATCCGATGAAGCTGGTCGGCGGGAAGTGGCAGAAGGTGAGCTGGGATCAGGCCATTGGCGATATCGGCGATCAGATGCTGCAGATTCGCGAGCAGTCCGGTCCCGATTCGGTCTACTGGTTGGGTTCGGCCAAGTACAGCAACGAGCAGTCCTATCTGTTCCGCAAGTTCGCCGCCCTCTGGGGCTCGAACAACGTGGATCACCAGGCGCGTATCTGTCACTCCACCACGGTAGCCGGTGTCGCCAACACCTGGGGCTACGGTGCGATGACCAACTCGTTCAACGACCTGCACAACTCGCGCGCGATTATCCTCATCGGCTCCAATCCCGCCGAGGCGCATCCGGTCGCCATGCAGCATATTCTGCGGGCCAAGGAGCGCAACAATGCGCCGATCATCTGCGTCGATCCGCGCTTCAGCCGCACGGCGGCCAAATCCACCGAGTATGTGCGCATCCGCCCCGGTACCGATGTGGCCTACATCAACGGGCTGCTGTGGCACATCTTCGAGAACGGCTGGGAGGACAGGAACTTCATCGCTCAGCGTGTCTACGGTCTCGATGAGGTGCGCAAAGAGGTCAAGAAATGGACGCCAGACGAGGTGGAGAGCGTCACCGGTGTTTCCGGTGAACAGATGCGCCGTGTCGCCAAGACGCTGGCCGACAACCGACCCGGCACCGTCATCTGGTGCATGGGTGGTACCCAGCACACCACCGGCAACAACAACACCCGCGCCTACTGCATCCTGCAGCTGGCCCTTGGCAATATGGGTGTGGCAGGTGGTGGCACCAACATCTTCCGTGGTCACGACAACGTGCAGGGTGCTACCGACATGTGCGTGCTGTCGCACTCGCTGCCCGGCTACTACGGTCTGGCGGAAGGCGCCTGGAAGCACTGGGCGCGTGTCTGGGACGTGGATTTCGAGTGGCTCAAGGCGCGCTTCGACAAGGAAGAGAAACCCGGCGAGTTCTTTGGCGACGAAGACAGCAGCGGAGCCGGTGACAAGAAGCCGCTTGCCAACATGAACGCGAGCGGTATTCCGGTGTCGCGGTGGATCGACGGCGTGCTGGAAGACAAGACCAACATCGCACAACGCGACAATCTGCGCGCGATGGTGTTCTGGGGACATGCACCCAACTCGCAGACCCGTGGCGTGGACATGAAAAAGGCGATGGAGAAACTGGATCTGTTGGTCATCATCGATCCCTATCCCACGGCGTCTGCCGTCATGCACGACCGCACGGATGGCGTCTACCTGCTGCCGGCGTCGACCCAGTTCGAAACCTACGGTTCGGTAACGGCCTCGAACCGCGCGCTGCAGTGGCGTGACAAGGTGATCGAACCGCTGTTCGAGTCGCTGCCCGATCAAACCATCATGTACAAATTCGCCAAGAAGCTCGGCTTCGACAAGGAGTTGTGCAAACACATTGCGGTCAACGACGACGAGCCATTGATCGAGGACATCACCCGCGAGTTCAACAAGGGTATGTGGACCATCGGCTATACCGGTCAGAGTCCGGAGCGCTTGAAGATGCACCAACAAAACTGGCACACCTTCAACACGACTTCGCTGCTGGCCGAAGGCGGTCCCGCCAACGGCGACTACTACGGGCTGCCCTGGCCGTGTTGGGGCACGGCGGAGATGAAGCACCCCGGTACTCCGATCCTCTACGACACGAGCAAGTCGGTGGCGCGCGGCGGTCTGAACTTCCGCGCCCGCTTCGGGGTCGAGCGCAACGGCGTCAGCCTGCTGGCCGATGGCTCGTACCCGGTGGGCAACGAAATCAAGGATGGCCACCCCGAGTTCACGGCGGATCTGCTGAAGAAACTCGGCTGGTGGAACGATCTCACCGCTGAGGAACAGACGGCCGCTGAAGGCAAGAACTGGAAGACCGACCTCTCCGGCGGCATCCAGCGCGTCTCCATCAAACACGGCTGCGCCCCCTTCGGCAATGCCCGGGCCCGCGCCATCGTCTGGACCTTCCCCGATCCGGTACCGATCCACCGCGAACCGCTCTATACGTCGCGACGCGATCTGGTGGCCAGGTATCCGACCTACGAGGATCGCAAATCGCACTATCGTTTGCCGACGCTCTATGCCTCCATCCAGGCCAAGGACTTCTCCAACGACTATCCGCTGATTCTGACCAGTGGGCGTCTGGTGGAGTACGAGGGTGGTGGGGATGAGAGCCGCTCTAACCCGTGGCTGGCCGAGCTTCAGCGCGAGATGTTCGCTGAGATCAATCCGCTCGATGCCAACAACGCCGGAATTCGCGAAGGCGCCGATATCTGGGTTGAGGGTCCGGAAGGGGCAAGGATCAAAGTCAAGGCGATGATCACGCGGCGCGTGGCGGCTGGGGTGGTCTTCCTGCCCTTCCACTTCGCCGGCCATTTCCAGGGCAAAGATCTGCGCAGCAAGTATCCGCAGGGCGCCGATCCTTACATCCTGGGTGAAGCTGCCAACACGGTGCTCACCTACGGGTACGACTCGGTGACCCAGATGCAGGAGACCAAATGCTCACTGTGCCGGATCAAGGCCGCCTGA
- a CDS encoding formate dehydrogenase, whose amino-acid sequence MSKREREGVTRRAFLKGSVTAGAAAAAAVALSGESIAATESAKESPKAKGYRATAHIRAYYKSARS is encoded by the coding sequence ATGAGCAAAAGAGAGCGAGAAGGTGTAACGCGTCGTGCGTTCCTGAAGGGAAGCGTGACCGCCGGCGCCGCGGCTGCTGCCGCTGTCGCCCTGAGTGGCGAATCGATCGCCGCAACCGAGTCCGCGAAGGAGAGCCCCAAAGCAAAAGGATATCGCGCCACTGCGCACATCCGGGCGTATTACAAATCGGCACGCAGCTGA
- a CDS encoding molecular chaperone TorD — MPALAEAYTDDETQQQRADLYGLLGTLLGQLPDQALLGALGALEVEAAADPLAPAVAELAALAKTTDLPTLQDAYTRLFIGIGRGEIVPYASWYLSGFVMDKSLSRLRQTLETLGFERREGVHEPEDHMAALCEVMSHLVAEGPDGRAVQGDFFTRYLLPWAQRFFRDLQKAEAAGDFYRVVGEFGERLIKSEKQYLEAVN, encoded by the coding sequence ATGCCAGCACTTGCCGAAGCCTATACCGATGACGAAACGCAACAGCAACGCGCCGACCTCTACGGCCTGCTGGGCACTCTGCTGGGTCAGTTGCCCGACCAGGCACTGCTGGGCGCACTGGGCGCACTGGAGGTGGAGGCCGCTGCCGATCCACTGGCGCCGGCGGTGGCGGAGTTGGCGGCATTGGCGAAAACAACCGATCTCCCCACCTTGCAGGACGCCTATACCAGACTCTTCATCGGCATCGGCCGCGGGGAGATCGTCCCCTATGCGTCGTGGTATCTGAGCGGCTTTGTGATGGACAAGTCTCTATCGCGTCTCCGTCAGACCCTGGAGACATTGGGATTCGAGCGCCGGGAAGGCGTGCACGAACCCGAGGACCATATGGCGGCCTTGTGCGAGGTCATGAGTCACCTGGTGGCGGAAGGACCCGACGGGCGGGCGGTTCAGGGGGATTTCTTCACGCGCTACCTGCTGCCGTGGGCGCAGCGGTTTTTCAGGGATCTGCAGAAAGCCGAGGCGGCTGGGGATTTTTATCGCGTTGTCGGAGAGTTTGGAGAACGGTTAATTAAGTCAGAAAAACAATATCTTGAAGCAGTTAATTAA